From a region of the Odoribacter splanchnicus DSM 20712 genome:
- the thiL gene encoding thiamine-phosphate kinase has translation MSNYTELSTLGEFGLIDHLTKTIRLQNPSTLKGIGDDAAVLDYGNKKILVSTDMLIQGIHFDLTYTPLKHLGYKSVAVNASDIYAMNGIPKQITLSLAVSNHFSVEGLEEFYAGLYLACEKYGIDLVGGDTTSSKTGMCISITVLGEADEQDIVYRNTAKENQLICVSGDLGAAYMGLQLLEREKLVFQGDENAQPDFAGYEYILERQLKPEARKDIVQQFKEKNILPTAMIDISDGLASEIMHICKDSGIGCNIYEEKIPIDYQTFKMAEELNMNATVCALSGGEDYELLFTAPLEHYDLLTAMPGISVIGHTCKASEGCYMTTRDGNTFELKAQGWQNFSSTTAAGESENKKAKEDR, from the coding sequence ATGTCCAATTATACAGAACTTTCTACATTAGGAGAATTTGGTTTGATCGACCACCTGACAAAAACGATTCGATTACAGAATCCCTCTACCCTGAAAGGGATTGGAGACGACGCAGCCGTCCTGGATTATGGCAATAAAAAAATCCTCGTCAGTACAGACATGCTGATCCAAGGTATTCATTTCGATCTGACTTATACCCCCCTTAAACATTTGGGATATAAATCGGTAGCCGTCAATGCCAGCGATATCTATGCGATGAACGGCATTCCGAAACAGATCACGCTCTCCCTCGCTGTCTCGAACCATTTTTCTGTCGAAGGGCTGGAAGAGTTTTATGCCGGCCTATATCTGGCCTGTGAAAAGTACGGGATCGACCTGGTCGGAGGCGATACGACTTCTTCTAAAACCGGCATGTGCATCAGCATCACGGTATTGGGAGAAGCCGATGAACAGGATATCGTCTATCGGAATACAGCCAAAGAGAATCAACTGATCTGCGTCAGCGGAGACCTGGGAGCAGCCTATATGGGATTACAATTGCTGGAAAGAGAAAAATTAGTTTTTCAGGGAGACGAAAATGCCCAACCCGATTTCGCCGGTTATGAATATATCCTGGAACGCCAACTGAAACCGGAAGCCCGTAAAGATATCGTTCAACAGTTTAAAGAAAAAAATATCCTTCCGACGGCCATGATCGATATCTCGGATGGGCTGGCTTCGGAAATCATGCACATTTGCAAAGATTCCGGGATCGGCTGTAACATTTATGAAGAAAAAATACCGATCGATTACCAAACGTTCAAAATGGCGGAAGAGCTCAATATGAATGCTACGGTATGCGCCTTATCCGGAGGAGAAGACTATGAACTCTTGTTCACCGCTCCTTTAGAGCATTACGACCTGCTGACCGCTATGCCGGGAATCAGCGTGATCGGCCATACCTGCAAAGCCTCTGAAGGATGTTATATGACTACCCGCGACGGGAATACTTTCGAATTAAAAGCCCAGGGATGGCAGAATTTTTCTTCAACAACGGCTGCCGGGGAAAGTGAAAATAAAAAAGCAAAGGAGGACAGATGA
- a CDS encoding glycoside hydrolase family 95 protein, with the protein MKHMTFVQWAVWLGFIYPVCSCQPRPDLKLWYTRPAERWEETLPLGNGRLGMMPDGGVVQETIVLNDITMWSGSFQDTRNPEALKYLPEIRRLLLEGKNDEAQELMYKHFACGGQGSAFGQGANAPYGAFQLLGNLHLQYHFPDSSDVGYSAYERGLSLDKALAWTCFRKGKVKYRREYFVSQTEDVMIMKLTADRKGMLDFDVAIDRPENYTCYANDGVVYMEGQLDNGKGKAGTKYMVQLKVWTADGRQVADSACIHVKEATTAYVLVSAGTSLWAADYPERVEKLMQIAGNMDYGYLLERHDSAWRYKYNRVELDLGTPQDILPTDQRLARFQEQEDPGLVALYFQYGRYLLISGTRENSFPLNLQGLWANSVQTPWNGDYHLNINLQMNYWPVEIVNLSELHTPLKNLVKDLVTSGEVTAHSFYGAQGWVAHMMTNPWRFTAPGEHASWGATNTGGAWLCEHLWEHYAFTLDQEYLREVYPVLSGASRFFLSSMIEEPTQGWLVTAPSSSPENAFYMPGTRKEVSVCMGPAMDTQIIRELFSNTIQAARLLEIDAAFADSLEKALDKLPPMQISPKGGYLQEWLEDYEEVDPRHRHVSHLFGLYPSNQISLAKTPELAEAARKTLQRRGDGGTGWSMAWKINFWARLQEGDKALELLKNLLKPVVTGGKVDYTGGGTYPNLFCAHPPFQIDGNLGGCAGIAEMLIQSQQGFIEVLPALPAVWKEGSFKGLCVRGGGVVDASWKAGRLEKLTLHSRVKSAFKLKIPEQVKRVEVDRQQHDIQNGFIHLALDEGEQCEIVMKYKL; encoded by the coding sequence ATGAAACACATGACTTTCGTACAATGGGCGGTCTGGTTGGGATTTATCTACCCGGTATGTTCTTGTCAGCCCCGACCGGATCTTAAATTGTGGTATACCCGTCCGGCTGAGCGGTGGGAGGAAACTTTGCCTTTGGGAAACGGACGTTTGGGGATGATGCCCGATGGGGGAGTCGTTCAGGAGACTATCGTCCTGAACGATATTACGATGTGGTCCGGTAGTTTTCAGGATACTCGTAATCCCGAAGCTTTGAAGTATCTGCCTGAGATTCGCCGGCTGTTATTGGAAGGAAAAAACGATGAGGCCCAGGAACTGATGTATAAACACTTTGCTTGCGGAGGACAAGGATCGGCTTTCGGACAGGGGGCGAACGCTCCTTACGGCGCTTTTCAATTGTTAGGTAATCTGCATTTACAATATCATTTCCCGGATAGTAGCGATGTCGGTTATTCCGCTTATGAGAGAGGATTATCTTTGGACAAAGCTTTGGCTTGGACCTGTTTCCGGAAAGGTAAGGTGAAATACCGGCGGGAATATTTCGTTTCCCAGACAGAAGATGTGATGATCATGAAGTTGACTGCCGACCGGAAAGGAATGCTGGATTTTGATGTTGCTATCGACCGACCTGAAAATTACACTTGTTATGCTAATGATGGGGTGGTTTATATGGAAGGACAATTGGATAACGGGAAAGGGAAGGCCGGAACGAAATATATGGTGCAGCTGAAAGTATGGACTGCAGATGGCCGGCAAGTGGCCGATTCGGCTTGTATACATGTCAAAGAAGCGACGACGGCTTATGTCCTGGTGTCCGCCGGGACAAGTCTTTGGGCGGCAGATTACCCGGAGCGGGTCGAAAAATTGATGCAGATTGCCGGTAATATGGATTATGGTTATTTGTTGGAGCGGCATGATTCTGCCTGGCGATATAAATACAACCGCGTGGAATTGGATTTAGGAACTCCGCAGGATATTTTGCCTACCGATCAGCGCTTGGCCCGTTTTCAGGAACAAGAAGATCCCGGTTTGGTCGCTTTGTATTTTCAGTACGGCCGGTATTTGTTGATCAGTGGTACGCGGGAAAATTCGTTTCCTTTGAATTTGCAGGGATTGTGGGCGAATAGTGTACAAACCCCTTGGAATGGCGATTATCACCTGAATATCAATTTGCAAATGAATTATTGGCCGGTAGAGATCGTCAATTTATCGGAATTGCATACTCCGTTGAAAAATCTGGTAAAGGATTTGGTGACTTCGGGTGAGGTCACCGCTCATTCTTTTTATGGAGCTCAGGGCTGGGTGGCTCATATGATGACGAATCCCTGGCGTTTTACTGCTCCGGGAGAACATGCTTCCTGGGGAGCCACGAATACCGGCGGGGCCTGGCTTTGTGAGCATTTGTGGGAACATTATGCTTTCACACTCGATCAGGAGTACCTCAGGGAGGTCTATCCCGTGTTAAGCGGAGCCTCCCGTTTTTTCCTTTCTTCTATGATCGAGGAACCTACACAGGGGTGGCTGGTTACAGCCCCTTCCTCTTCGCCTGAAAATGCTTTTTATATGCCTGGTACCCGAAAGGAAGTCAGTGTTTGTATGGGGCCGGCTATGGATACTCAGATTATCAGGGAGTTATTTTCTAATACAATACAGGCTGCCCGCTTATTAGAGATAGATGCTGCATTTGCGGATTCTTTGGAGAAAGCGTTGGATAAATTACCGCCGATGCAAATCAGTCCGAAAGGGGGATATTTGCAGGAATGGCTTGAAGACTATGAGGAAGTGGATCCCCGGCATCGTCATGTCTCCCATCTGTTCGGTTTGTATCCTTCGAATCAGATATCCCTGGCCAAAACCCCGGAATTGGCCGAAGCTGCCCGTAAGACACTTCAACGGCGTGGAGATGGAGGTACCGGTTGGTCGATGGCTTGGAAAATAAATTTCTGGGCCAGGTTGCAAGAGGGAGACAAAGCTTTGGAATTGCTTAAAAATTTATTGAAACCGGTGGTTACCGGCGGTAAAGTAGATTATACCGGCGGGGGAACTTATCCCAATTTGTTTTGTGCCCATCCGCCTTTTCAGATCGATGGTAATTTAGGCGGTTGTGCCGGTATTGCCGAGATGTTGATTCAGAGCCAGCAGGGATTTATCGAGGTTTTGCCTGCTCTGCCTGCTGTCTGGAAAGAGGGGAGTTTTAAAGGCTTGTGTGTACGTGGGGGAGGTGTCGTCGATGCAAGTTGGAAAGCCGGCCGGCTGGAGAAGCTGACTTTACATTCCAGGGTAAAATCTGCTTTTAAGTTGAAAATTCCGGAGCAAGTGAAACGGGTAGAAGTAGACCGGCAACAGCATGATATTCAGAATGGTTTTATCCATCTGGCTTTGGATGAAGGGGAACAATGTGAGATTGTGATGAAATATAAGTTGTAA
- a CDS encoding TlpA family protein disulfide reductase, with translation MNKELIAVRNRMKALNDAYRKEKDPEKSTEIKDKMEPFYEEMGKITDRFIATHIDSYVTAGQLRYKVSSMTYPEAQAVFDRLSERVKKSKLGQEVYQEIQKLKNGSPGSPAAIFSKKDIDGEMFSLADLRGKYVIIDFWASWCVPCRKSNPHLKELYRKYKDQGLEVVCVSDDDPDEAKWRTAVKKDDIGMFHHVLRGLKFDGKDFDRSEDISELYGIHSLPTKILIDKEGMIIGRYGGGGESHEKMDEKLKEVFGN, from the coding sequence TTGAATAAAGAGTTAATAGCTGTCCGGAATCGAATGAAGGCTTTGAACGATGCTTATAGAAAAGAGAAAGATCCTGAAAAGTCTACCGAAATCAAAGATAAAATGGAGCCGTTTTACGAAGAAATGGGAAAAATTACTGATCGGTTTATAGCAACACATATCGATTCGTATGTGACTGCAGGACAATTGAGATATAAAGTCAGTTCCATGACTTATCCCGAAGCACAGGCTGTTTTCGATCGTTTGAGTGAACGGGTAAAGAAAAGTAAGCTGGGGCAAGAAGTATATCAGGAAATTCAAAAGTTGAAAAATGGTTCTCCGGGCAGTCCTGCTGCCATATTCAGCAAAAAGGATATCGACGGAGAAATGTTTTCGTTGGCAGACCTCAGGGGAAAATACGTGATTATCGATTTCTGGGCCAGTTGGTGTGTTCCCTGTCGGAAAAGTAATCCCCATTTGAAAGAATTGTATAGAAAGTATAAAGATCAGGGCCTGGAAGTGGTGTGTGTGTCCGACGACGATCCGGACGAGGCTAAATGGCGGACAGCTGTAAAGAAAGATGACATCGGGATGTTTCATCACGTATTGCGTGGATTGAAGTTCGATGGAAAAGACTTCGATCGCTCGGAAGATATCAGCGAGCTGTATGGAATTCACTCTTTACCGACGAAAATTTTAATCGATAAAGAAGGAATGATTATCGGACGTTATGGGGGAGGTGGAGAATCTCACGAAAAAATGGATGAAAAATTGAAGGAAGTATTCGGGAATTAA
- the sufB gene encoding Fe-S cluster assembly protein SufB: MDNIIEEVTGSEYKYGFVTNVETDTIGKGLNEEVIRIISAKKEEPDWMLEFRLKAYRHWLTMKMPRWAQLDIPEINYQDIVYYAAPKQKETKSWEEVDPELKATFDKLGIPLSEQMALSGVAVDAVMDSVSVKTTFKDTLAERGVIFCSFSEAVKNHPDLVRKYLGTVVPYHDNYFAALNSAVFSDGSFVYIPKGVRCPMELSTYFRINARNTGQFERTLIVAEDEAYVSYLEGCTAPQRDENQLHAAIVEIVVEKNAEVKYSTVQNWYPGDKDGKGGIYNFVTKRGICRGENARLIWAQVETGSAITWKYPSTILKGDGSVSEFYSVAVTNNYQQADTGTKMIHIGNNTRSRIVSKGISAGFSSNSYRGKVKVVKSCQNARNYSQCDSLLLGDKCGAHTFPYLEIENSTAQVEHEATTSKIGEDQIFYCNQRGISTEDAVGLIIKGYAGDVLNKMPMEFAVEAQKLLQISLEGSVG, translated from the coding sequence ATGGACAATATTATAGAAGAAGTTACCGGAAGTGAATATAAGTATGGGTTTGTGACGAATGTCGAAACCGATACGATAGGTAAAGGTTTGAACGAAGAGGTGATCCGGATCATATCCGCCAAGAAGGAGGAACCGGATTGGATGCTGGAATTTCGGTTGAAAGCTTACCGGCATTGGTTGACGATGAAGATGCCCCGTTGGGCTCAACTGGATATTCCTGAGATCAATTATCAGGATATCGTATATTATGCAGCTCCGAAACAGAAGGAGACGAAGAGTTGGGAAGAGGTCGATCCGGAATTGAAGGCTACTTTCGATAAGCTGGGGATTCCTTTGAGCGAACAAATGGCCCTGTCCGGAGTGGCGGTCGATGCCGTGATGGACAGTGTTTCTGTAAAGACTACCTTTAAAGATACGCTGGCTGAACGCGGAGTGATCTTCTGTTCTTTTTCAGAAGCGGTAAAAAATCATCCCGATTTAGTACGGAAATATTTAGGGACTGTCGTACCTTATCATGATAATTATTTTGCTGCTTTGAATTCGGCCGTATTCAGCGATGGTTCGTTTGTCTATATTCCTAAAGGGGTACGTTGTCCGATGGAATTGTCTACTTATTTCCGGATCAATGCCCGGAATACAGGACAGTTCGAACGTACACTGATTGTTGCTGAAGATGAGGCTTATGTGAGTTATCTGGAAGGTTGTACCGCTCCTCAACGCGATGAAAATCAGTTGCATGCAGCGATTGTGGAAATCGTCGTCGAGAAAAATGCAGAAGTGAAATACAGTACGGTACAGAATTGGTATCCCGGGGATAAGGACGGAAAAGGCGGAATTTATAATTTCGTTACTAAAAGAGGAATCTGCCGGGGCGAAAATGCCCGTTTGATCTGGGCTCAGGTAGAGACCGGTTCGGCTATTACCTGGAAATATCCCAGCACTATTTTAAAAGGAGATGGCTCGGTAAGTGAGTTTTATTCTGTAGCGGTTACCAATAATTATCAGCAGGCGGATACCGGTACAAAGATGATTCATATCGGTAACAATACCCGTAGCCGGATCGTTTCTAAAGGTATCTCCGCCGGGTTCAGCAGTAACTCTTACCGGGGAAAAGTGAAAGTGGTGAAGAGCTGCCAAAATGCCCGTAATTATTCTCAGTGCGATTCTTTATTGCTGGGGGACAAATGTGGGGCACATACGTTCCCTTACCTGGAAATCGAGAATTCGACGGCTCAGGTAGAACATGAGGCGACAACCTCTAAAATCGGCGAAGACCAGATTTTTTATTGCAACCAGCGGGGAATTTCGACCGAGGATGCTGTGGGCTTGATTATCAAAGGTTATGCCGGTGATGTCCTCAATAAAATGCCGATGGAGTTTGCGGTGGAAGCACAAAAGCTGTTGCAGATCAGTTTGGAGGGAAGTGTGGGGTAA
- a CDS encoding FecR family protein → MKIDWVLLKRSVLSDISEEERNLLNAWLDESSEHREFYREIKTFLCSPESFRPTEERIRRFKASYEVRLTVAERRKRRHRMVRIGGWLAASCILSVGMACFLWWQVTSSVKEPLLTENRPTATILPGTQKAILVTGEGKTVNLNPETADVEIGEGVKAKNSNHGLIYSDTLTAGIEDTENQLIVPRGGEYAIVLSDGTRVWLNSASELKYPVHFAGDMRRVYLKGEAYFQVAHDRQKAFVVVTDDIEVKVYGTEFNINTRVADYVQTTLVRGAVSIKTERSAEKMLKPGQLAQFDRLTGETEIKNVDVSNYIGWKSGVYIFEDKSIEQIMDELSLWYDIEVFFRNNISRNRHFSGSLPRYREIDDMLKVIEKTSHVRFEVKGKTIIVD, encoded by the coding sequence ATGAAGATCGATTGGGTACTTTTAAAGCGGAGTGTATTATCGGATATATCTGAAGAAGAACGGAACCTGCTGAATGCTTGGTTGGATGAATCTTCGGAACACCGGGAATTTTACCGGGAAATAAAAACTTTTTTGTGTTCTCCGGAAAGTTTCCGGCCTACGGAAGAACGAATTCGTCGGTTCAAAGCTTCCTACGAAGTCAGGTTAACCGTTGCAGAACGTAGAAAAAGAAGGCACCGGATGGTACGGATAGGGGGGTGGCTGGCTGCTTCGTGTATCTTGTCGGTAGGGATGGCTTGCTTTTTATGGTGGCAGGTGACTTCATCCGTAAAAGAGCCCTTATTGACCGAAAACCGGCCGACGGCGACTATTTTGCCCGGAACACAAAAGGCTATTTTGGTAACCGGTGAGGGAAAGACTGTAAATCTGAATCCGGAAACCGCTGATGTCGAGATTGGAGAGGGGGTAAAGGCTAAAAACAGTAATCATGGTTTAATCTATTCCGATACGTTGACTGCAGGGATTGAAGATACCGAGAATCAGTTGATCGTACCTCGGGGAGGTGAGTATGCAATTGTACTGAGTGATGGGACCAGGGTGTGGTTGAATTCCGCTTCTGAATTGAAGTATCCGGTACATTTTGCAGGAGATATGAGAAGGGTGTATTTAAAAGGAGAAGCTTATTTTCAGGTTGCTCACGATCGGCAGAAAGCTTTTGTTGTCGTGACGGACGATATCGAGGTGAAGGTGTATGGGACGGAGTTTAATATCAATACCCGGGTTGCCGATTATGTACAGACCACTTTGGTACGGGGAGCTGTTTCGATAAAAACCGAACGATCCGCTGAAAAAATGCTGAAGCCCGGTCAGTTGGCGCAGTTCGATCGCTTGACCGGTGAGACCGAGATTAAAAATGTCGATGTATCTAATTATATCGGTTGGAAATCAGGAGTCTATATTTTTGAAGATAAATCGATCGAACAGATTATGGATGAATTGTCTTTGTGGTACGATATCGAAGTCTTTTTCCGTAATAATATTTCCCGTAACCGTCATTTCAGTGGAAGCCTGCCCCGTTATCGGGAAATCGACGATATGTTGAAGGTCATTGAAAAAACTTCCCATGTCCGTTTCGAGGTGAAAGGCAAGACGATAATTGTAGATTAA
- a CDS encoding RNA polymerase sigma factor: protein MEDEILIKYLRKNDRKAYSILFDKYFERLFTFAVRVVFREDVANDIVQEIFISLYEKSEILNYDLSLKSYLFNSVRNRCFNYLRDRKVEDRRMNLYAEACLWSDNVDWIEEEEVLRKIQEVMLELPEKCREVCRRRFFEGKKFEEIAEELDISESTARVQTHRGMEMLRQRFAEYDLAVILFFTPFL from the coding sequence GTGGAAGATGAAATTTTAATAAAATATTTACGCAAGAACGACCGGAAAGCTTATTCGATATTGTTCGATAAGTATTTCGAGCGGCTCTTTACCTTTGCTGTCCGCGTTGTGTTTCGGGAGGATGTGGCTAATGATATTGTGCAGGAAATTTTTATCAGTCTGTATGAAAAATCGGAAATCCTGAATTACGACCTTTCTTTAAAGTCGTATCTTTTTAATAGTGTGCGGAATCGTTGTTTTAATTATTTGCGGGATCGTAAGGTGGAAGACCGGCGTATGAATTTATATGCGGAAGCTTGTCTATGGTCGGATAATGTCGATTGGATAGAGGAAGAAGAAGTGTTGCGGAAAATTCAGGAGGTGATGCTGGAGTTACCCGAGAAATGCCGGGAGGTGTGTCGGCGGCGTTTTTTTGAAGGGAAAAAATTTGAGGAAATAGCCGAAGAACTCGATATTTCCGAAAGTACTGCGAGGGTACAAACTCACCGGGGTATGGAGATGTTGAGGCAGCGTTTTGCGGAATATGATCTGGCCGTTATTCTTTTTTTTACTCCTTTTCTTTAA
- a CDS encoding TlpA disulfide reductase family protein produces the protein MKTQMIIGGILFGVAACTAPADGYRITGNIEGAGDGKAILLQSAGFGEPTMGDTVNMRNGKFVFEGRLESPVSVTVKVCPDSDQPASLGFIAENSPIRVMAAWKDVIERYGYRSIGGQTVEGSLNQEVYEKIAGVYGQILKAPEHKEYAEAQQKMAGLRNTDTEAYYKLQDETEPLSERFSEAVRQRQLELIRENRTVESSVLNLRMMWNDMTLEELKEVFSVLDPKVQNSPMAAEVREEIAIRERVRPGQPAPDFSLETPDGSRLALSDLRGKYVLLDFWASWCRPCRASFPEMKKIYARFKDKGFEILGVTNDSRREDWLKALEQDQLPWKQVIDEFPEPYKPARVITMYAAPYLPTLILIGPDGKIIGQAKDKHQLVEWLEERL, from the coding sequence ATGAAAACACAAATGATAATAGGGGGTATCCTTTTTGGGGTGGCTGCTTGCACAGCCCCGGCAGACGGTTACCGGATTACCGGCAACATTGAAGGGGCTGGTGACGGAAAAGCCATATTGTTACAATCGGCAGGTTTCGGGGAACCGACGATGGGAGATACGGTGAATATGCGGAATGGAAAATTCGTGTTCGAAGGGCGTTTGGAATCCCCGGTTTCCGTCACTGTAAAGGTGTGTCCTGATAGCGATCAGCCGGCAAGTCTGGGATTTATTGCAGAGAATTCCCCGATCCGGGTGATGGCTGCCTGGAAAGATGTGATCGAACGGTATGGCTACCGTTCGATCGGCGGACAAACGGTGGAAGGGAGTTTGAACCAGGAAGTGTATGAGAAGATCGCCGGAGTATACGGGCAGATATTAAAAGCCCCGGAGCACAAGGAATATGCCGAGGCACAACAGAAAATGGCCGGATTGAGGAATACGGATACCGAAGCCTATTATAAATTGCAGGACGAAACGGAGCCTTTGTCCGAACGCTTTTCCGAAGCTGTACGCCAACGGCAGTTGGAGCTTATACGGGAAAACCGCACGGTGGAGTCGTCCGTTTTGAATCTGCGGATGATGTGGAACGATATGACGTTGGAAGAGTTGAAGGAAGTATTTTCCGTTTTGGATCCTAAAGTGCAGAATAGTCCTATGGCGGCAGAGGTGCGCGAGGAGATTGCTATCCGCGAGCGGGTACGGCCGGGGCAACCGGCTCCCGATTTTTCGCTGGAGACGCCGGACGGAAGCCGGCTGGCTTTGTCGGATTTGCGGGGTAAATACGTGTTGCTGGATTTTTGGGCTTCGTGGTGTCGCCCTTGCCGGGCTTCGTTCCCCGAAATGAAAAAGATTTATGCCCGCTTTAAGGATAAAGGGTTCGAGATCCTGGGAGTGACCAACGACAGCCGCAGGGAGGACTGGCTGAAAGCCTTGGAACAGGATCAATTGCCATGGAAACAGGTAATCGATGAATTCCCTGAGCCATACAAACCGGCCAGGGTGATCACGATGTATGCCGCACCTTATTTGCCTACTTTGATTTTGATCGGGCCTGACGGAAAGATCATCGGACAGGCAAAAGATAAACATCAGTTGGTAGAATGGCTGGAAGAGCGTTTGTGA
- a CDS encoding aldo/keto reductase produces MEYRTLAHTDLTLSAITFGSWAAGGWMWGKSNRDEAVKAIKAAYDGGVTSIDTAPIYGQGESERIVGEAIRGIPRDQVQILTKFGMRWDLPQGEFAFKSKDNQDNPIDIYKYAGKESVIKECEDSLRRLGTDYIDLYQIHWPDATTPLSETFEAVERLIEQGKVRYAGVCNYDAALLEDAAKLIDLVSDQIPYSMVNRGMDRDIIPYCIRNEKSVIAYSPLERGLLTGKMQPGYRFAEGDHRKENPFFTDESIKRTNAFLEKLQPLADEKKATLGQLVIRWTIEHPGITVALVGARNPEQAIQNAKAADIILTPEELQFINQQIDQMLK; encoded by the coding sequence ATGGAATATAGAACATTAGCCCATACTGACTTGACCTTATCCGCTATCACCTTCGGCTCTTGGGCTGCCGGAGGATGGATGTGGGGAAAATCGAATCGTGACGAAGCTGTAAAAGCCATAAAAGCGGCCTACGATGGTGGAGTGACTTCTATCGATACAGCACCGATTTATGGACAAGGCGAGAGTGAGCGGATTGTTGGAGAGGCTATCCGGGGTATTCCCCGTGATCAGGTACAGATTCTGACCAAATTCGGTATGAGATGGGATTTGCCACAAGGTGAATTCGCTTTTAAAAGCAAAGATAATCAGGACAACCCTATAGATATTTACAAATATGCCGGCAAAGAGAGTGTCATCAAAGAGTGTGAAGACAGTCTGCGGCGGCTCGGTACGGATTATATAGACCTCTATCAGATCCATTGGCCGGATGCTACGACTCCTTTGAGTGAGACTTTCGAGGCAGTAGAGCGTTTGATAGAGCAAGGAAAAGTACGTTATGCAGGTGTGTGTAATTATGATGCTGCTTTGTTGGAAGATGCCGCTAAACTGATCGATCTGGTATCGGATCAGATTCCTTATAGTATGGTTAATCGGGGGATGGACCGGGATATTATACCTTATTGTATCCGTAATGAAAAATCAGTGATCGCTTATAGTCCGCTTGAACGTGGCTTACTTACCGGTAAGATGCAACCCGGATACCGATTTGCTGAAGGCGATCATCGGAAAGAAAACCCTTTTTTTACAGACGAAAGCATTAAAAGAACGAATGCTTTTTTAGAAAAATTGCAACCTTTGGCTGATGAGAAAAAAGCGACTCTCGGACAATTGGTGATCCGCTGGACGATCGAACATCCCGGAATTACCGTTGCTTTGGTCGGGGCCCGCAATCCGGAGCAGGCGATTCAGAATGCGAAAGCTGCCGATATAATCCTGACTCCTGAAGAATTACAATTTATCAATCAGCAAATCGATCAGATGTTGAAATGA
- a CDS encoding RNA recognition motif domain-containing protein, whose amino-acid sequence MNIFVAKMSSATTGDDLATLFGEFGTVSSAKVIMDKETGNSKCFGFVEMEDETEGMNAINALNESEFQGRKIVVKKARPREEGENRGHRSFSPRGGERRFNPNH is encoded by the coding sequence GTGAATATTTTTGTAGCAAAAATGAGTTCCGCCACAACAGGTGACGATCTCGCAACTCTCTTTGGAGAATTCGGTACTGTTTCTTCAGCAAAAGTAATTATGGACAAGGAAACCGGCAATTCAAAGTGTTTTGGTTTCGTTGAAATGGAGGATGAAACCGAAGGAATGAATGCTATTAATGCTCTTAACGAGTCGGAATTTCAAGGAAGAAAGATAGTAGTGAAAAAAGCTCGTCCGAGAGAAGAAGGTGAAAACAGAGGTCATCGTTCATTTTCTCCCCGGGGTGGCGAAAGGAGATTTAATCCGAATCATTAA
- a CDS encoding HAD family hydrolase, which produces MEKNCKYILWDLDGTLTDPMIGITTCVQYALRHLGIEVKDLQELCPFIGPPLLDSFQEFYRLSEAQAQEAILKYRERFATVGWLENEVYPGMPELLDRLCQAGKTMMMATSKPEVFARKILDHFQLAAYFSFVGGATLDGVRSTKEEVIDYVLKTNEVVSLSEVIMVGDRKFDILGAKHAGVSSVGCVYGYGSREELETAGADYVVDSIGELQNLLLP; this is translated from the coding sequence ATGGAAAAAAATTGTAAATATATTTTATGGGATTTAGATGGGACGCTGACCGATCCGATGATAGGAATTACCACCTGTGTGCAGTATGCTTTACGGCATTTGGGGATTGAGGTGAAGGATTTGCAGGAGTTGTGTCCTTTTATCGGACCGCCTTTGTTGGATTCATTTCAGGAATTCTATCGTTTATCCGAAGCTCAGGCGCAAGAAGCGATCTTGAAGTATAGAGAACGTTTTGCGACTGTGGGCTGGCTTGAAAACGAGGTATATCCGGGGATGCCTGAGTTGTTGGATCGTTTGTGTCAGGCGGGAAAGACCATGATGATGGCTACTTCTAAGCCGGAAGTATTCGCCCGGAAAATATTGGATCATTTTCAGCTTGCCGCTTATTTTTCCTTTGTCGGAGGGGCTACTTTGGACGGAGTACGCTCGACTAAAGAAGAGGTGATCGATTATGTACTGAAGACTAATGAGGTTGTATCTCTTTCCGAAGTAATTATGGTCGGTGACCGTAAATTCGACATACTCGGGGCGAAGCATGCGGGAGTGAGTTCGGTTGGGTGTGTATATGGATATGGTTCCCGGGAAGAACTGGAAACTGCTGGGGCGGATTATGTGGTAGATTCGATCGGGGAGCTACAGAACTTACTTTTACCGTAA